One stretch of Streptomyces sp. MMBL 11-1 DNA includes these proteins:
- a CDS encoding acyl-CoA mutase large subunit family protein: MDADAIEEGRLRWQARYDKARKRDADFTTLSGDPVEPAYGPRPGDTYEGFERIGWPGEYPFTRGLHPTGYRGRTWTIRQFAGFGNAQQTNERYKMILAAGGGGLSVAFDMPTLMGRDSDDPRSLGEVGHCGVAIDSAADMEVLFGDIPLGDVTTSMTISGPAVPVFCMYLVAAERQGVDPGVLNGTLQTDIFKEYIAQKEWLFQPEPHLRLIGDLMEHCARDIPAYKPLSVSGYHIREAGATAAQELAYTLADGFGYVELGLSRGLDVDAFASGLSFFFDAHLDFFEEIAKFRAARRIWARWMKETYGAKTDKAQWLRFHTQTAGVSLTAQQPYNNVVRTAVEALSAVLGGTNSLHTNALDETLALPSEQAAEIALRTQQVLMEETGVANVADPLGGSWYVEQLTDRIEAEAEKIFDQIKERGTRAHPDGQHPIGPMTSGILRGIEDGWFTGEIAESAFQYQRALEKGDKRVVGVNVHHGSVTGDLEILRVSHEVERDQVSQLADRKAHRDDAKVTAALDAMLASARDGSNMIAPMLDAVRAEATLGEICGVLREEWGTYTEPPGF; encoded by the coding sequence ATGGACGCTGACGCGATCGAGGAAGGCCGCCTCCGCTGGCAGGCCCGTTACGACAAGGCCCGCAAGCGTGACGCGGACTTCACCACGCTCTCCGGGGACCCGGTCGAGCCCGCGTACGGGCCACGCCCCGGTGACACGTACGAGGGATTCGAGCGGATCGGCTGGCCGGGGGAGTACCCCTTCACCCGGGGGCTGCACCCCACCGGCTACCGGGGTCGCACCTGGACGATCCGCCAGTTCGCCGGCTTCGGCAACGCCCAGCAGACCAACGAGCGCTACAAGATGATCCTCGCGGCGGGCGGCGGCGGCCTCAGCGTCGCCTTCGACATGCCGACGCTGATGGGCCGCGACTCCGACGACCCGCGCTCGCTCGGCGAGGTCGGCCACTGCGGCGTCGCCATCGACTCGGCGGCCGACATGGAGGTCCTCTTCGGGGACATCCCCCTCGGCGACGTCACCACCTCGATGACGATCAGCGGCCCGGCCGTGCCCGTCTTCTGCATGTACCTGGTCGCCGCCGAGCGCCAGGGCGTCGACCCGGGCGTGCTCAACGGCACGCTCCAGACCGACATCTTCAAGGAGTACATCGCGCAGAAGGAGTGGCTCTTCCAGCCCGAGCCCCACCTGCGCCTCATCGGCGACCTGATGGAGCACTGCGCCCGCGACATCCCCGCCTACAAGCCGCTCTCCGTCTCCGGCTACCACATCCGCGAGGCCGGGGCGACGGCCGCGCAGGAGCTGGCGTACACCCTCGCGGACGGCTTCGGCTACGTGGAGCTGGGCCTCTCGCGCGGCCTGGACGTCGACGCCTTCGCCTCCGGGCTCTCCTTCTTCTTCGACGCGCACCTGGACTTCTTCGAGGAGATCGCCAAGTTCCGTGCCGCCCGCCGCATCTGGGCCCGCTGGATGAAGGAGACGTACGGCGCGAAGACCGACAAGGCGCAGTGGCTGCGCTTCCACACCCAGACCGCCGGGGTCTCCCTCACCGCGCAGCAGCCGTACAACAACGTGGTGCGGACGGCCGTGGAGGCGCTCTCCGCCGTCCTCGGCGGCACCAACTCGCTGCACACCAACGCCCTCGACGAGACCCTCGCACTCCCCTCCGAGCAGGCCGCCGAGATCGCCCTGCGCACCCAGCAGGTGCTGATGGAGGAGACCGGCGTCGCCAATGTGGCCGACCCGCTGGGCGGCTCCTGGTACGTCGAGCAGCTCACCGACCGGATCGAGGCCGAGGCCGAGAAGATCTTCGACCAGATCAAGGAGCGCGGCACCCGGGCCCACCCCGACGGGCAGCACCCCATCGGGCCGATGACCTCCGGCATCCTGCGCGGCATCGAGGACGGCTGGTTCACCGGCGAGATCGCCGAGTCCGCGTTCCAGTACCAGCGGGCCCTGGAGAAGGGCGACAAGCGGGTCGTCGGCGTCAACGTCCACCACGGCTCGGTCACCGGCGACCTGGAGATCCTCCGGGTCAGCCACGAGGTCGAGCGCGACCAGGTCAGCCAGCTCGCGGACCGCAAGGCCCACCGCGACGACGCCAAGGTGACCGCCGCCCTCGACGCGATGCTCGCCTCGGCCCGCGACGGCTCCAACATGATCGCGCCGATGCTGGACGCGGTACGGGCCGAGGCCACGCTCGGCGAGATCTGCGGAGTGCTGCGCGAGGAGTGGGGCACCTACACGGAGCCGCCGGGGTTCTGA
- a CDS encoding DUF6114 domain-containing protein, whose product MSPESTGQNEHYIRVLRRRFRAWRGTRPFWAGLLTMAGGVPIAYFPYASMTLGNMTLAMSTTAGAGSLIIGVLLITLGLTMWYHSIVRVFAGVAAILLALISIPVANIGGFVVGFLLSLVGGALSISWAPGDPKGADEAPLAGHPDEQRSEGEIHAAAVPQQQGAGYDLAADADGGRRSAG is encoded by the coding sequence ATGAGCCCCGAGTCCACAGGGCAGAACGAGCACTACATCCGCGTCCTTCGGCGACGCTTCCGCGCCTGGCGGGGTACCCGGCCGTTCTGGGCCGGACTGCTCACCATGGCCGGTGGGGTCCCCATCGCCTACTTCCCGTACGCCAGCATGACGCTCGGCAATATGACGCTGGCCATGTCCACCACGGCCGGCGCCGGGTCCCTGATCATCGGGGTCCTGCTGATCACGCTCGGCCTGACGATGTGGTACCACAGCATCGTGCGGGTCTTCGCCGGTGTCGCAGCCATCCTGCTCGCACTGATCTCCATCCCCGTCGCCAACATCGGCGGCTTCGTCGTCGGATTCCTCCTCTCCCTTGTCGGCGGAGCCCTGTCCATTTCCTGGGCCCCGGGTGATCCGAAGGGCGCCGACGAGGCCCCGCTCGCCGGGCACCCGGACGAGCAGCGCTCCGAGGGTGAGATCCACGCCGCGGCCGTCCCGCAGCAGCAGGGCGCCGGGTACGACCTGGCAGCCGACGCAGACGGCGGGAGGCGCAGTGCGGGGTGA
- a CDS encoding DUF3817 domain-containing protein: MKQNVLTRYRVMAYVTAIWLLVFTVAIIAKYGFETGDTMLISQIHGVLFIVYVVFAFDLGSKAKWPFGKLLWVLAAGCIPFASFFVEPKVSREARALVTDPAPVTAKA, translated from the coding sequence ATGAAACAGAACGTGCTCACCCGCTACCGGGTGATGGCCTACGTCACCGCCATCTGGCTGCTCGTCTTCACCGTGGCGATCATCGCGAAGTACGGCTTCGAGACCGGCGACACCATGCTGATCTCGCAGATCCACGGCGTGCTGTTCATCGTCTACGTCGTCTTCGCCTTCGATCTCGGCTCCAAGGCGAAGTGGCCCTTCGGCAAGCTCCTGTGGGTGCTGGCCGCCGGCTGCATCCCCTTCGCCTCGTTCTTCGTCGAACCGAAGGTCAGCCGCGAGGCCCGCGCCCTGGTCACCGACCCCGCACCGGTGACCGCCAAGGCCTGA
- the pyk gene encoding pyruvate kinase, translating into MRRSKIVCTLGPAVDSHEQLVALIEAGMSVARFNFSHGSHEEHQGRYDRVRKAAAETGRAVGVLADLQGPKIRLAKFAEGPVELVRGDEFTITSEDVPGDKSICGTTYKGLPGDVTKGDPILINDGNVELKVVAVEGPRVRTIVIEGGVISDHKGINLPGAAVNVPALSGKDVEDLRFALRMGCDLVALSFVRDAEDVKDVHKVMDEEGRRVPVIAKVEKPQAVEHMEGVVAAFDGVMVARGDLAVEYPLEKVPMVQKRLVELCRRNAKPVIVATQMMESMITNSRPTRAEASDVANAILDGADAVMLSAESSVGAYPIETVKTMAKIVVAAEEELLSKGLQPLVPGKKPRTQGGSVARAACEIADFLDGKALVAFTKSGDTARRLSRYRTAQPILAFTTDEATRNQLALSWGVEAHVVPHVDNTDAMVDLVDAELLKLNRYSDGDTMIITAGSPPGIPGTTNMVRVHHLGGGERD; encoded by the coding sequence ATGCGCCGTTCCAAAATCGTCTGCACCCTCGGTCCCGCCGTCGACTCCCATGAGCAGCTCGTCGCTCTGATCGAGGCCGGCATGAGCGTGGCCCGTTTCAACTTCAGCCACGGCTCCCACGAGGAACACCAGGGCCGTTACGACCGTGTCCGCAAGGCGGCCGCCGAGACCGGCCGCGCGGTGGGCGTGCTCGCCGACCTCCAGGGCCCGAAGATCCGGCTGGCGAAGTTCGCCGAGGGCCCGGTCGAGCTGGTCCGCGGGGACGAGTTCACCATCACCTCCGAGGACGTCCCGGGCGACAAGTCGATCTGCGGCACGACCTACAAGGGTCTGCCCGGCGACGTCACCAAGGGCGACCCGATCCTGATCAACGACGGCAACGTCGAACTGAAGGTCGTCGCGGTCGAGGGCCCCCGGGTGAGGACCATCGTCATCGAGGGCGGTGTCATCTCCGACCACAAGGGCATCAACCTGCCCGGCGCGGCGGTCAACGTCCCCGCCCTGTCCGGGAAGGACGTCGAGGACCTGCGCTTCGCGCTGCGGATGGGCTGCGACCTGGTCGCCCTCTCCTTCGTCCGGGACGCCGAGGACGTCAAGGACGTCCACAAGGTGATGGACGAGGAGGGCCGCCGGGTCCCCGTCATCGCCAAGGTGGAGAAGCCGCAGGCCGTCGAGCACATGGAGGGCGTCGTCGCGGCGTTCGACGGTGTGATGGTGGCCCGCGGCGACCTGGCCGTCGAGTATCCGCTGGAGAAGGTCCCGATGGTGCAGAAGCGCCTGGTGGAGCTGTGCCGGCGCAACGCCAAGCCGGTGATCGTGGCGACCCAGATGATGGAGTCGATGATCACCAACTCGCGGCCGACCCGCGCCGAGGCGTCCGACGTCGCCAACGCGATCCTGGACGGCGCGGACGCGGTCATGCTGTCCGCCGAGTCCTCGGTGGGCGCGTACCCGATCGAGACGGTCAAGACGATGGCGAAGATCGTCGTCGCCGCGGAGGAGGAGCTGCTCTCCAAGGGCCTCCAGCCGCTGGTCCCCGGCAAGAAGCCCCGTACGCAGGGCGGTTCGGTGGCCCGCGCCGCCTGCGAGATCGCGGACTTCCTGGACGGCAAGGCCCTGGTCGCCTTCACCAAGTCCGGCGACACCGCGCGCCGCCTCTCCCGCTACCGCACGGCCCAGCCGATCCTGGCCTTCACCACGGACGAGGCCACCCGCAACCAGCTCGCGCTGAGCTGGGGCGTCGAGGCCCATGTCGTGCCGCACGTGGACAACACCGACGCGATGGTCGACCTGGTCGACGCGGAGCTGCTGAAGCTGAACCGCTACAGCGACGGCGACACGATGATCATCACCGCCGGGTCGCCCCCCGGCATCCCCGGCACCACCAACATGGTCCGGGTGCACCACCTGGGCGGCGGCGAGCGGGACTGA
- a CDS encoding ArsR/SmtB family transcription factor, whose translation MPFQLHFGESDLLRCRFALSPLFETQEAVRTLHRTGRHGYHLPWLRRIREASGALDLEPLWLLMPAVGHNPDFICPPPIGPLATFEEEIAAVRAVDPEVARADMALALADRPGGTASATGRRLLADPVRAVRELADLLEQAWEALIEPYWPRLRALLEADITYHSRRLADSGLEQLLGELSPRLSWNGSTLTVTGTQGDHERVLGGQGLVLMPSVFVWPEVVGGHEEPWRPGLIYPVRGIGGLWSESGERTSDTLARLLGRVRADVLCALDEPAGTTALAHRLALAPSSVSAHLSVLRGAGLLTSRRYGHQVLYERTPLGITLAATG comes from the coding sequence ATGCCGTTCCAGCTGCACTTCGGCGAGAGCGATCTGCTGCGCTGCCGGTTCGCGCTGTCACCCCTGTTCGAGACCCAGGAGGCGGTGCGCACCCTGCACCGCACGGGCCGCCACGGCTACCACCTGCCGTGGCTCCGCCGGATCCGGGAGGCGTCCGGGGCGCTGGACCTGGAGCCGCTGTGGCTGCTGATGCCGGCCGTCGGCCACAACCCGGACTTCATCTGCCCTCCGCCGATCGGGCCGCTCGCGACGTTCGAGGAGGAGATCGCGGCCGTCCGGGCGGTCGATCCGGAGGTGGCGCGCGCCGACATGGCGCTGGCCCTGGCGGACCGGCCCGGCGGGACCGCGTCGGCGACGGGCCGCCGGCTGCTGGCCGATCCGGTGCGGGCGGTGCGGGAACTCGCCGATCTGCTGGAGCAGGCCTGGGAGGCGCTGATCGAGCCGTACTGGCCCCGGCTGCGCGCCCTGCTGGAGGCGGACATCACCTACCACTCGCGGCGGCTCGCGGACAGCGGGCTCGAACAGCTGCTGGGCGAGCTGAGCCCCCGGCTGAGCTGGAACGGCTCGACGCTCACCGTGACCGGGACCCAGGGCGACCACGAGCGGGTGCTGGGCGGGCAGGGGCTGGTGCTGATGCCGAGCGTCTTCGTCTGGCCGGAGGTGGTGGGCGGCCACGAGGAACCGTGGCGGCCCGGGCTCATCTACCCGGTGCGAGGCATCGGCGGGCTGTGGAGCGAGTCCGGCGAGCGGACCTCGGACACCCTCGCCCGGCTGCTCGGCCGGGTCCGGGCCGATGTGCTGTGCGCGCTGGACGAACCGGCCGGGACGACCGCGCTGGCACACCGGCTGGCCCTCGCCCCCTCGTCCGTCTCGGCCCATCTCTCCGTGCTGCGCGGGGCGGGGCTGCTGACCTCGCGGCGTTACGGGCACCAGGTGCTGTACGAGCGCACGCCGCTGGGGATCACGCTGGCCGCCACCGGCTGA
- a CDS encoding tetratricopeptide repeat protein yields MQPRNMSMSGVVDLAAVKAAGEAKAKAEQARAEAARTGGAGTVAPAALVIDVDEAGFEREVLQRSAEVPVVIDFWAEWCQPCKQLGPLLERLAVEYNGRFLLAKVDVDANQMLMQQFGIQGIPAVFAVVAGQALPLFQGAAPEAQIRETLDQLIQVGEERFGLTGIAVDPAAATEDAVPAEVPAGPYDALLEAAASALDANDFGGAVQAYKNVLADDPGNPEAKLGLAQAELLGRVQNVDPQAVRKEAAENPGDVNAQLAAADLDLVGGHVEDAFGRLVEAVRRTAGDDRDAARLRLLELFEVIGPEDPRVTAARTALARVLF; encoded by the coding sequence ATGCAGCCTAGGAACATGTCCATGAGCGGCGTTGTCGACCTCGCCGCTGTCAAGGCGGCCGGTGAGGCCAAGGCCAAGGCGGAGCAGGCCCGCGCGGAGGCCGCCCGTACCGGAGGCGCCGGCACCGTCGCGCCCGCCGCCCTGGTGATCGACGTCGATGAAGCCGGATTCGAGCGCGAGGTCCTCCAGCGCTCCGCCGAGGTCCCCGTCGTCATCGACTTCTGGGCCGAGTGGTGCCAGCCGTGCAAGCAGCTGGGCCCCCTGCTGGAGCGCCTGGCCGTCGAGTACAACGGCCGCTTCCTGCTGGCCAAGGTCGATGTCGACGCCAACCAGATGCTGATGCAGCAGTTCGGCATCCAGGGCATCCCGGCGGTCTTCGCCGTCGTCGCCGGGCAGGCCCTCCCGCTCTTCCAGGGCGCGGCCCCCGAGGCCCAGATCCGCGAGACGCTGGACCAGCTGATCCAGGTCGGCGAGGAGCGCTTCGGGCTGACCGGGATCGCCGTCGACCCGGCCGCCGCCACGGAGGACGCCGTCCCGGCCGAGGTTCCCGCAGGCCCGTACGACGCCCTGCTGGAGGCCGCCGCGTCCGCGCTCGACGCCAACGACTTCGGCGGCGCGGTCCAGGCCTACAAGAACGTCCTCGCGGACGACCCGGGCAACCCGGAGGCCAAGCTCGGCCTGGCCCAGGCGGAGCTGCTCGGCCGCGTCCAGAACGTGGACCCGCAGGCGGTCCGCAAGGAAGCCGCGGAGAACCCGGGCGATGTGAACGCCCAGCTCGCCGCCGCCGATCTCGACCTGGTCGGCGGACACGTCGAGGACGCCTTCGGCCGGCTCGTCGAGGCGGTCCGCCGCACCGCGGGAGACGACCGCGACGCCGCCCGGCTGCGGCTCCTGGAGCTGTTCGAGGTGATCGGTCCGGAGGACCCCAGGGTCACCGCCGCGCGCACCGCGCTGGCCCGCGTCCTGTTCTGA
- a CDS encoding DUF6230 family protein, translating to MSSQVRGGTRWKRFALVMVPSVAATAAVGIGLAQGALAASFSVSGQSFKVSTDKLDGHDFVQYGSVAVGKDLKGRKAAHPVAVSGFSSATITNMCQSVVTPKVPFIGKSVSLELTAGTDPDRPVEATNLYLDVAQLDADADFENIDIGVAAGSLKKEHRPNGIGIQPGTEANKAGFAQRADRAILTNVKQTAWATTAGTFKLSDLKLKLHTGVKECF from the coding sequence ATGAGTTCCCAGGTTCGCGGTGGGACGAGATGGAAGCGGTTCGCTCTGGTCATGGTGCCGAGCGTCGCCGCGACGGCCGCGGTGGGCATCGGTCTGGCACAGGGTGCGCTGGCCGCGTCGTTCAGCGTTTCCGGCCAGAGCTTCAAGGTCAGCACCGACAAGCTGGACGGCCACGACTTCGTCCAGTACGGCAGTGTCGCGGTCGGCAAGGACCTCAAGGGCAGGAAAGCCGCGCACCCCGTCGCGGTGTCGGGCTTCAGCAGCGCCACGATCACCAACATGTGCCAGTCGGTGGTCACGCCGAAGGTCCCCTTCATCGGCAAGAGCGTCAGTCTTGAGCTGACGGCGGGCACCGACCCGGACCGGCCGGTCGAGGCCACCAACCTCTACCTGGACGTCGCACAGCTGGACGCCGACGCCGACTTCGAGAACATCGACATCGGTGTCGCGGCCGGATCGCTGAAGAAGGAGCACAGGCCGAACGGGATAGGCATCCAGCCCGGTACCGAGGCCAACAAGGCGGGCTTCGCGCAGCGAGCCGACAGGGCCATCCTGACCAACGTGAAGCAGACGGCGTGGGCGACCACCGCCGGCACCTTCAAGCTCAGCGACCTGAAGCTGAAGCTGCACACGGGCGTCAAGGAGTGCTTCTAG
- a CDS encoding TetR/AcrR family transcriptional regulator, giving the protein MNDSDPRTTRTGRPRSTAADAAILEATRASLVDLGWSKLTMGDVATRAGVAKTTLYRRWAGKNELVVDAVAVLFDELELPDRGSLAADVRGVVLQFAALLERPEARTALMAVVAEATRDDSLRRRIRSAIVDRQKRLVLLGRERAQARGELRYEDDASTAARNADLIFDVIAGAVVHRTLVSAEPVDSDWATGFTSLLLLGLAGAQAG; this is encoded by the coding sequence ATGAACGACAGCGACCCCAGAACCACCCGGACAGGACGTCCGCGGAGCACCGCCGCCGATGCCGCGATCCTCGAAGCGACGCGGGCCTCCCTGGTCGATCTCGGCTGGTCGAAGCTGACGATGGGTGACGTGGCGACCCGGGCCGGTGTCGCCAAGACGACCCTCTACCGCCGCTGGGCGGGCAAGAACGAGCTGGTCGTGGACGCGGTCGCCGTCCTGTTCGACGAGCTGGAGCTGCCCGACCGGGGCAGCCTGGCCGCCGATGTGCGGGGCGTCGTGCTCCAGTTCGCCGCCCTGCTGGAGCGGCCGGAGGCCCGTACGGCGCTGATGGCGGTGGTCGCCGAGGCCACTCGGGACGACTCGCTGCGCCGGCGGATCCGCTCGGCCATCGTGGACCGGCAGAAGCGGCTGGTGCTGCTGGGCCGGGAACGCGCCCAGGCCCGCGGCGAGCTGCGGTACGAGGACGACGCCTCGACGGCCGCCCGCAACGCGGACCTGATCTTCGACGTGATCGCCGGAGCCGTGGTGCACCGCACCCTGGTGAGCGCGGAGCCGGTGGACTCCGACTGGGCGACCGGCTTCACCTCACTGCTGCTGCTGGGGCTGGCGGGCGCGCAGGCCGGATAG
- a CDS encoding phosphotransferase enzyme family protein → MRHDDEQPLSGGNVSQGVVRVGDTVRRPAGPWTPAVHNLLAHLREVGFGAAPRPLGIDDQGREVLSFMPGDVVWPDRFSLMDPARQLARVARLIRGFHDAVRDFTPPSDARWQTPIPAEGSDIIAHNDLAPWNLVVADEARWAFIDWDGAGPGSCLWDVAYAIHGFIPLSAHPDWQRPDAASRLRVFADAYGLDESERRRLVPMLGRRTRSMHDFLRDQAAQGVQPWERLWAEGHGDAWRNDAEYIEQREDHWVRSLLAG, encoded by the coding sequence ATGCGGCACGATGATGAGCAGCCTTTGTCCGGTGGCAACGTCAGTCAGGGCGTCGTTCGCGTCGGGGACACCGTTCGCCGTCCGGCCGGACCATGGACTCCCGCTGTGCATAACCTGCTTGCCCACCTGCGCGAGGTGGGATTCGGCGCGGCACCTCGTCCGCTCGGCATTGACGATCAGGGGCGTGAGGTCCTGAGCTTCATGCCGGGAGACGTGGTCTGGCCCGACCGGTTCTCGCTGATGGACCCCGCTCGACAGCTGGCTCGCGTCGCACGGCTGATCCGGGGCTTCCACGATGCCGTGCGGGACTTCACGCCGCCTTCCGATGCGCGGTGGCAGACTCCGATCCCCGCTGAGGGCAGTGACATCATCGCCCATAACGACCTGGCCCCCTGGAACCTCGTGGTCGCAGACGAGGCGCGGTGGGCCTTCATCGACTGGGACGGTGCAGGTCCCGGCTCGTGCCTGTGGGATGTCGCCTACGCCATTCACGGGTTCATCCCGTTGTCCGCGCATCCGGACTGGCAGCGCCCGGACGCGGCGAGCCGACTGCGGGTCTTCGCCGACGCCTACGGTCTCGACGAGTCCGAACGTCGCCGGTTGGTCCCTATGTTGGGGCGCCGTACGCGTTCCATGCATGACTTCCTGCGAGACCAGGCAGCCCAAGGTGTCCAGCCCTGGGAAAGGCTGTGGGCTGAAGGTCACGGTGATGCCTGGCGAAACGACGCCGAGTACATCGAGCAACGCGAAGACCATTGGGTGCGATCCCTGCTCGCCGGGTGA
- a CDS encoding MarR family winged helix-turn-helix transcriptional regulator, with product MPKPLRLPFDPIARADELWQQRWGPVPSMGAITSIMRAQQILLAEVDAVVKPYGLTFARYEALVLLAFSKAGELPMSKIGERLMVHPTSVTNTVDRLVRSGLVDKRPNPNDGRGTLASITDKGRDVVEAATRDLVAIDFGLGAYDSEECAEIFAMLRPLRVAAQDFEEK from the coding sequence GTGCCGAAGCCGCTCCGTCTTCCCTTCGATCCGATCGCCCGCGCCGACGAACTCTGGCAGCAGCGCTGGGGACCCGTGCCCTCGATGGGGGCGATCACCTCGATCATGCGGGCCCAGCAGATCCTGCTCGCCGAGGTCGACGCCGTCGTCAAGCCGTACGGGCTGACCTTCGCCCGGTACGAGGCGCTGGTGCTGCTCGCCTTCTCCAAGGCCGGTGAGCTGCCGATGTCCAAGATCGGGGAGCGGCTGATGGTGCACCCGACCTCGGTCACCAACACCGTGGACCGGCTGGTCCGGTCGGGTCTCGTCGACAAACGGCCGAACCCGAACGACGGCCGCGGGACGCTGGCGTCCATCACCGACAAGGGCCGCGACGTCGTCGAGGCGGCCACCCGGGACCTGGTCGCGATCGACTTCGGGCTCGGGGCGTACGACTCCGAGGAATGCGCCGAGATCTTCGCCATGCTGCGTCCGCTGCGGGTGGCTGCCCAGGACTTCGAGGAGAAGTGA
- a CDS encoding MFS transporter — protein sequence METDSPAPADTPRTPSAQAVAPSPPPERAAHPDPGPGPMLREPAVPGPDAPPPVPAARGYRAVFAVTEFRAVFAAHLLSLLGVVVSELALTVLVYDLTGSPLLSALTCALGLLPYMIGGTLFAGVADRYPARRVLVVCDLLCAACVAVMLVPATPVAGLLALRCLVAAVAPVFTGTRMAALTDILGEGDLYVLGRSLLRIVSQSAMLIGFGAGGVLLTVLSPRGAISVTVVTFLCSAALLRFGTRDRPARHATGDGGGTLLKESLSGARLVLGDRRVRALMLLFWLPAMFVVAPEALAAPYADAIGAPPAALGLLLCAMAAGHIGAELFVGSALSPRNRSRIVLPVAAAGLLPLLVYVVRPGLPLALAALALAGAGAAYVIGLDQWFVDAVPRELRGRAMTLLTAGLMTVQGLGMALAGLAAEFFPVHQVVAGSGIIGTVLTLLLVAEVRRTASGRMSDTEGRDGADRNVTSR from the coding sequence ATGGAGACCGACAGCCCCGCCCCGGCGGACACACCCCGTACCCCGTCCGCCCAGGCAGTGGCCCCGTCTCCGCCCCCGGAGCGTGCGGCCCACCCCGACCCGGGCCCCGGGCCCATGCTCCGGGAGCCCGCCGTCCCCGGCCCCGACGCCCCGCCGCCCGTGCCCGCCGCGCGCGGCTACCGGGCCGTCTTCGCCGTCACCGAGTTCCGGGCCGTCTTCGCCGCGCACCTGCTCTCGCTGCTCGGCGTCGTGGTCAGTGAGCTGGCGCTCACCGTGCTCGTCTACGACCTCACCGGCTCCCCGCTGCTCAGTGCGCTGACGTGCGCGCTGGGGCTGCTTCCGTACATGATCGGCGGCACCCTGTTCGCGGGGGTCGCCGACCGCTACCCGGCCCGCCGCGTGCTGGTCGTCTGCGACCTGCTCTGCGCGGCCTGCGTCGCCGTGATGCTGGTGCCCGCCACCCCGGTCGCGGGACTCCTCGCCCTGCGCTGCCTGGTCGCCGCCGTCGCGCCCGTCTTCACCGGGACCCGGATGGCGGCGCTCACCGACATCCTCGGCGAGGGCGACCTCTATGTGCTCGGCCGTTCGCTGCTGCGGATCGTCTCGCAGAGCGCGATGCTCATCGGGTTCGGCGCCGGAGGGGTGCTGCTCACCGTGCTGTCCCCGCGCGGCGCGATCTCCGTCACCGTGGTGACCTTCCTGTGCTCGGCCGCCCTGCTCCGCTTCGGCACCCGCGACCGCCCCGCCCGTCACGCCACCGGCGACGGCGGCGGAACGCTGCTGAAGGAGTCGCTCTCCGGAGCCCGCCTGGTGCTGGGCGACCGCCGCGTCCGGGCGCTGATGCTGCTGTTCTGGCTGCCCGCGATGTTCGTGGTGGCCCCGGAGGCGCTCGCCGCCCCGTACGCCGACGCGATCGGGGCCCCGCCCGCCGCGCTCGGGCTGCTGCTCTGCGCGATGGCCGCCGGGCACATCGGGGCCGAGCTGTTCGTGGGCTCCGCGCTCAGCCCCCGTAACCGCTCCCGGATCGTCCTGCCGGTCGCCGCCGCCGGTCTGCTCCCGCTCCTCGTGTACGTGGTCCGCCCCGGGCTGCCGCTCGCCCTGGCGGCCCTCGCGCTGGCCGGCGCGGGCGCCGCGTACGTGATCGGGCTCGACCAGTGGTTCGTCGACGCCGTGCCCCGGGAGCTGCGCGGCCGGGCCATGACGCTGCTCACCGCCGGGCTGATGACCGTCCAGGGCCTCGGGATGGCGCTGGCGGGGCTCGCGGCCGAGTTCTTCCCCGTGCACCAGGTGGTCGCCGGATCCGGAATCATCGGTACCGTCCTCACGCTCCTGCTCGTCGCCGAGGTCCGCCGGACAGCCTCCGGACGGATGTCCGATACCGAAGGACGAGACGGGGCTGACCGGAATGTGACCAGTCGGTAA